The nucleotide sequence GACTAGCTTTCCTTTATATGTCCCTCTTTAAGCTTCCATCCTGGGTAATCAGGCGCAGTGGCAGAATTAGAAAAGCATTCCTCTAGGAAGGAGGATCACAAGATCTAGTGAATGGGGAAATGGTTTGCAAAGAAAAATCTGAAGGTGAATTGAGAATTAAGAACTTACAAGATTTTAATAATGCATCGTTAGCAAAAGGGGGATGTTTTATCACTAAAGTACATAATGTCTTAGACAAAACATTATCTAAAGGGCATATTACAAAGAGAAAAGATTTGGCATCAGTATAAGTCCCGGATCACTGCCTTCTTTATCGAAAGGCCTTTCCAAAGTCTCGCAGCCTTTTTGGTGTCAGCTAGCATTTACTTTAGGGCAAGGAAAAAATATCAAACTTTGGAAAGATTGCTAGCTGGATAATTTAGCCCTTAGCAGATTGTTTCCAATGTTACATTAGGCTACTACAAAATACAATTTGACTTAGCGTGGGTGCTATCAAGAGTCCAACTTCTCATTCTCTTTGGTCAGCAGCAACTCCAACAAAGATAAGAGCATTCCTGTGGTTAGTCATCAAAATAAACGGGTTACACACAGGTGAAGTGCTTGCAAGAATGACATGGTAGATTAGCTCTGGATGTAATTTCTGCAGTACTCCAGACTCTAAACCACCTTCTTTTGAACTgtttgctaaagaaatttggaatAGGATAAAAGATGCAATTAAATTCTGCAGATTTCCTCCATCCATTCTTAATGCAGACAAAATCAAGACATAAAAGAATCAAGAGCAATTTAAGAACGGCATGGGATAAATTGGTGTTAGCCCTGACGTGATCAATCTGGACAGAAAGAAATAGTAGAATATTTCTGCATAAAAGCAGCTCCACAGAGACTCTCATTAGAACTCTTCAAGGACTGCAGCAACCTGGGTAATGAGAAAGCACACATAGCACACCATAGATTATGAAATTCACTCTCGACGATTCTTACTTTGTGATATTTCGCTTCCTTTCTCTCCCCCTTCCCCCAcgctcttctttctcttgtacatGCTTTCTTTAAATAAACTGGGTAAGATTGTTCCCCCTCCCCTTACACTCGAAGATTGAGTTGTGTTAGAAAATGCCAACCCAACTTCAAAGCCAAGCTCGAGCAGAAATTTGACAACACAATCAACTTTTCTGGCCTCCAGGTTGAGCAAACATAAACTtacaagaaaaacaagaaattctCTTTTTTCTCCAGAGTAAACCTGGTCGCCAATGATACTGCACTGAAACAGCATTTCCAGCAGGAATCACCTACTAACATTTGAAGCCCACCTCCACAACTCCCAAGTCCTGACAGAAAAAGATAACCAAGCCTTGATCAGGAAATTAACATAGCAAACAATCCATATTACACGAACTGAGTCTGGCAATTTCAATGGATCTGCTGGTTAATGTCACTTGCCCATCTTTACAATTAGAAAGGACTCCAAGACAATAATACAAAGGTGCTGAAAGGTAGAGATAGCTCCAACAACAGAATTGGAGGACCCTCATTCCAGCAGGTGTTCTAATGATGCCCACCCATAACCGAGCCGACAAGAGATGGGCATCATTCTGCATACTAACcacagaaaaacaaacaaatttAACAGGATGATACTTTAAATGATATAGAACACATACCTTAAACAAAACACAGCTTTCAGGTCCCTAATTGCAAGCTCAGATATAATTCAGCTTCCGCACCGACACAACTTACCCATGACAACAAGTTACTTCCAAGTAAACAACTCAACAAACCGAAAAATCTAAACATGAATAGGTATGTAACTTTACTACTGCCAGCCACCGTACTGTTGTTGGTGCTGCTGGTTGCGATTCCCACCCATCATGTTGGGGCCCCGGCCTGCACCTGAAGCACCATATGGACCCCCCTGGGGGTAATTTGGGGCACCTACTCCATAACCACTGCCGCTACCACCTCTAGGACCACCGGTACCAGGCATACCACTCCCACCATAAGGAGGAGGTCCACGTCCTTGCTGGGGATATGGACCGCCGCCATAACCACCACCTTGACCACCACGATTTGGGTTATATCCACCACTTGGATTTCCACCTTGTGGGTATCTGCTTGGCCCTCCAGAAGGGCCTCGTGGCTTGCCATAGTGATGGCTTGGGCCAGCAGCCATGGGAGGAGGAGCATTGTGCATAGGCTGGCTGGGACCAGGTCTGATCTGAGGGTGTGGTTGCCCAGTTTGCTGAATGGGTGGCAGACGGGCATGCGGTGGTGGATGCTGTATTTTCTGTCGCTTTGCTGCTTCCTCTTGCTGTTGTCGTTGCTGTTGACGCTTCTTCTTTGTCTGGAACTCATGTGAGGACTCATACTTTGGTAAGCTGTATCGCCAAGAAATAGACACAGGACAATGAATTGAAGGtgagtaatttgttcttaaaaaAGGGCGAGTAATTTGCATGAAGGGCAACATAAATGATAGATTGGATCAAGCGAGATGGCTTAGCCAAGATCAAGGAGCAAATAAGTGCAAGAAAAAGAGACATATTTGGTTTCTAAAGTTAGGGAGAAAAACACATACCTTTTAGGATCACAAGGTAGAGGATCATTCCAAAAGTACTCCGCATCCAGTGCATCTTTTGCAGAAATCCTCTGAAACATTGGAACAAATGCcgtaataaacaaagaaagaaaatatcaaaCTTGTATCAACGTGAAATGATGTACAGACACAGCATCAGCTCAAAAATTTTACAGGGAAGGACATAGAGAAACAAAAAACAAACTCACTTGAGCAAGACATAAGAACTTTCCATCATCCAAATTGATGTTCATATGGAACATACACAAAATCTCAATCAAAAGAATTATAGCCATTAAAAATATTCCCTCCAAGGCTCATCCTGATTGGAATCCATGGCCTAAATGGGGAATTCACTAGCAGATGACAACCAGCTAGAGGTTCCAAATCACCCAATTAGAATTTTCTTCTATCTAACATGTCTGATTTCCTTTTAACAACGTTGCCTAAATGGAGTATGGACTGATACCAGCACATGCCCAACCGATAAATCTTCTACATAATTTGCAATAATAATTGAAAAGTTGACGTTACGTAGCTGTGAGGCTAAAAATATTTGAGTTTGATGCAAAAAGGAAACATTCAGTATAGAAATTTATAAAGCCGCTATATAAATAGAAATTGAGCAGCAGAGTAGAATACGACAACTTAATACTTAAGCATCACAAAAACTGAGAAAGTTGCGGACACAAATTATAAtacttattattatttgataAAAAATGCCAATAATGTTTTGATGAGCCCCAATTGGAAGTGGACATCAGATTTTCCAGCCAACCAAAGCTTTCTACACTCCTAAAGTTTCATCCCTGTCCAAGCAAGGAAAGCCAGCAcatgaaaataaagaaagagatgCTAATGACAGGATAGAGGAAGTGAAGCAGCACTAAGCAAACATCTATTAACAGTCTAATTATCTCCAATTTACAGGAAGGGAAAAGAAAGCAGTACAGTTCTGCATGAGTCTGACTGCAAAGAATTCTCACGCAATTAGAACAatcctctgtgtgtgtgtgtgtgtgtgttttgatGAAAGTCCATCATCACATATGATGTTTATGATGCACATTGGGTTTATGCCTTGATAACAATGTCATGATTTACATTGTGATATTGCTGTGCAAGAGTGCAATCTTTGCATGACTTGTCGCCATAACACAATACTGAACCATGATTGTCATTGCAACTCTTCCCAAAAGGAAAACTCCGACATACTCTAGTTTACATGCCTCTCGTTTAATCTACTAGTCCGACTAGGAAACCACACCCAGCTTTATCCAATATAATCACAGTAATCTGTACACACTAATAGAGCACTACACAAGGACCTCAACTGTCAGCAAATCCCATCTTCTGGTCTTGACTAACAAAATTTGCCTATATGGCATTCAAAATACATATTAAGTTAGCATTAACCGACCAAGTGCCCTCTTTTTTATGAATACAAAAGGAGTAAAAAAAACTAGATGTTGTTAACCATAAAACCTCATCATTTCCCATGCCTGATTCAAATTATCCACACATGTACATGAGGAATTTAGAGAACCAGTCTCATGGTTCCATTGTCTGCTTGCTGCCAATATGATGTCTCGTACCATGCCATATTCAAGCAAAAGCTCATGCACCACTCAATATAACCTCCATATTATATCCTAAATTTCAAGAAGATTATTTATATGTTGTTACTTCATTCATGTAAACTTTGTTTCCATGTCAATAGCATATTCTGTTTCCACTTCATACTCAAACTATAATGCTACTTTAACGAACCAATGTGTTTCAACATCTGATATATTGGCATCAAATTTTCTCCTCATATATTATAGGCACAAGAAAAGGATAATTTTGATCCAGTTCTGCtagtttaaaataataaaatacaaGCACATACAACACCAGCCTGAAAAATTGACACTTAAGAATGAATCTACACAAATAAAATCAAgcataaaattaacttatgatATTAGACTAACCCTTTGTATGAAGTCaattttgatgatgcaaaaataattcaGGTCGTATTCATTAGGTCATTGTGATTAAgtttttctaaatatataagAGGTAATATATTGATGAAATTACCTGGGATGGATCCAGTGTTAACATTCTCTCTAGCAAGTCCAAAGCATgacggtcaaaactgccaaatcACAAATAACATTTTAACAGAAGTGCGAAGGACATGAACCAAAAAATATCCAGAATTTCAAATCTTCGTACCCGCTCATCGAAATACtgcttatcaaaaaaaaaaagtatcatGCCAGACTTGACAACATGGATGAAAAAAGAGCAAAAGATACCAAGTTACTTACTGCTTGAAAACCTCCCTGAGCCGTCTCTTCATTGGCCGTGAAGGCTTAAAATTGTTATACCAGGGAATTTTAGAAACACCAGGCCAGTTGACCTCATCCGGAGTCCCACAGAGTTCAAATATCTTAGTTAGTTGCTCCGGCTGCAGGAAAGTCAGTAGCAAGATATCATATTCATCTTTGAGAGCTTTAAATAAGGAAAGGATTTAAAATAGCAAGAAAAAACAGACTTATATGAATTCTGTATTGTACTATAAAGAAAATAATCCGACTGcatcaaacaaaaaaaggaCTCAAATAACAAGTCAAAACAGATTTATCTGAGATTTGTAGGTCCTATAAAGAAAATAGTCATTTGCATCAAACAAACTGGTGCAACCATTTGCTTGGCTGATTACGAACAGTGCCGTAATGATAAAACCACATCTTACTTCAAACTAAAAACTAATTCCACAATTCCATTTTAGCATTACCTTTAAAATTAAAGCAAAATTTTAAAGTCAGCTAAAGAAAAGGGTGAACTATAGTCGGCAAAGATAAAAGGGTCAACTTTTAAACAACGTTTTGCATAGTTGACTGTATGAGTCCATACGTGGCATACCATACCATCCCCTGTAGGAAACCAGTATGGTACCCTACCATATGGTACAGGGGCTCCATACAGTACTGTACCACCACATGGTATAGGTGCTGTCCCAACATAGCCACTTTTACAATGTGTTGGTATGGCAGTGTAACATACTAGACACCAAGATAGTATTAAACAATCAATTGCATATTTTAGGCATCTTATTTTGCATAAACTACACAACTTATTTCACAATGACAATCTTGGGGAAGTTAAATTTCAGGGATGGTTCTATGATATGATTCTCATACAccaaaaatatttatagaaaACAATCTTACTAAACGATGTGTGGAACTAAGTAATCGGTATATGATAAGCCTCCCTACAATATGAAAACTATGatctcttttgctttctttaccAACTGAAAAATGCAGTCCATTTTTAAGCATTTGTATCCATGAAGACCATCGTAGTAAGCTCTTTATATACAATTGCATGTAGAAAGAAACTATTAAAAAAACAGCACTCTGAAGATATTGAGCAACAAAATCAAGAATTCCCAATGTTAGGTTTGACATGGATAAAATAGTGATCACTTCTTTCATGAACATAACTAAAGCTCATCACTAAATATACTCTTTCATTTACAAGTGCATTCATGAGATCTGGTGGTGAATATTCTTCTTGACATATGTAAGAAGCAACACTATGCCCTCTTTCCCCCCAAGTTACCAGTAACCATTTAAAGTATAAGGTGTCACCCTATCTTATTATTATTGCCTCTTGTTATTTGTTACtgttaatattattgtaatcgtAATTGCCGTTGTTACTTATCAGTGATCCAATGGATAGAGATGCGAAGATCAGGTTTGTTGTTTGTATCAATGGAAACACCTACCTATTGCTTAAACCTTTACTTATTTTCCTTTATGAAGCGATGAAAAAGCATCAATTGGTAAGAAAGCTCTAGGCCATCTTGAACTAACTAAAAGTTGTGCCACGATTCAGGCTTTGTGCTGCTTTGATGTGAGGCAGCCTCTGGATACCCGCATTTTCCTCCTTTATACCCctataaaatggatgaaaccctaacccttggAACTCAAAGGCTTTAGACTCCCTTTCTTCACAAAACACCTTCaaacatttttttctttaacaatTGTTGCTTATTAGAACTCTTAAGCATTTCCCTTACTTCCCTTGATAAATTCTACAAATTCTGTACATACTATAAAGAAAATAGTCAGATTGCATCAAACAGAAAAAGGACTTGAATAACAAGTCAAAACAGATTTATCTGAAATTTGTATGTTCTATAAAGAAAATTGTCAGTTGCATCAAGCAAATTGGTACAACCATTTGCTTGACCTAGACTAACTAAAACCCTAATCAAATACCtctcatctttttctttttggttgggGTGGGAGAGGGTGCGGTTTGATGGTGGCACACTTTCTTGCAAGATAGAATCATTTTTCACACCTACAAAGCAACATTATAGTATTATAAAATCATAACCCAAAAATCCTCTCTCCTGCTCTTCTTGGTCAGCTTCTTTAGACGTAGATGAAAATTATGAAgcctttttctcaaaaaagccTGCACTTTTCCCAAATCAAGATTCATTTCCTTCAgtaattaatcatattaaaaactcCTTCCCCTGATCCTTCACCATCACCTTACTTgtctttattttaattcacatgcTCTTAAATTGCATTTCATTTAGTCATTACACTATGTGTCTATCTATTGATAATAGCATGTAGACAAATTTTTCCTCTACTTATTGTTCTTGTGTCTCAACAAAAATTCTGAAAGCCATCTGCAATAGCATAAGACTTCTCTAGACATTATATGCTCAATTTTGTTGAGAATATTATTCACCTTTGAAAAGATTCAGAGcgaaaataaataatacaagCCGTACCAAAACTATGTGTCCTAAGAAACTGCCACAGTCACAGAACATAATATTACATTTGCTTGTACATGTACGTACGAACCCTAGGTCATGAATGAACATGAAGACCAATATGAACTAGAAGGAATAAGACCACTATAAAAGAAAGGAAATGTAAAGATTCACGCATAAGCAAAATACCTCATTTTTTCCCGGCAAGATTGGTTTCCCATGCAGAAGTTCTGCAAAGATACAACCGACAGACCACATGTCAACAGCTGGACCATACTTTGTAGTTCCAAGCAGCAACTCTGGAGGCCTGTTACCAAAAATGCCATGAAACTTA is from Phoenix dactylifera cultivar Barhee BC4 chromosome 6, palm_55x_up_171113_PBpolish2nd_filt_p, whole genome shotgun sequence and encodes:
- the LOC120103654 gene encoding cyclin-dependent kinase C-2-like — its product is MTVAAPGQLNLEEPPSWGSRSVDCFEKLEQIGEGTYGQVYMAREIKTGEIVALKKIRMDNEREGFPITAIREIKILKKLHHENVIQLKEIVTSPGPEKDEQGKPDANKYKGNIYMVFEYMDHDLTGLADRPGMRFTVPQIKCYMRQLLTGLHYCHVNQVLHRDIKGSNLLIDNEGNLKLADFGLARSFSSDHNGNLTNRVITLWYRPPELLLGTTKYGPAVDMWSVGCIFAELLHGKPILPGKNEPEQLTKIFELCGTPDEVNWPGVSKIPWYNNFKPSRPMKRRLREVFKHFDRHALDLLERMLTLDPSQRISAKDALDAEYFWNDPLPCDPKSLPKYESSHEFQTKKKRQQQRQQQEEAAKRQKIQHPPPHARLPPIQQTGQPHPQIRPGPSQPMHNAPPPMAAGPSHHYGKPRGPSGGPSRYPQGGNPSGGYNPNRGGQGGGYGGGPYPQQGRGPPPYGGSGMPGTGGPRGGSGSGYGVGAPNYPQGGPYGASGAGRGPNMMGGNRNQQHQQQYGGWQ